The following are from one region of the Rhodopirellula sp. P2 genome:
- a CDS encoding 2-hydroxyacid dehydrogenase, producing MKSHEAVIRPSVLVTRQTPGESLQRLREVCEVEVWPETTPPSREELCRLVKGRHGLLTMLSDRIDGELMDLAGDQLAVISNYAVGFNNIDVDAAKTRGIAVGNTPDVLTDATADLAVALLFAASRHVLPAGTQVRQGEWRTWEPTGWLGVEPAGKTLGIVGMGRIGRATAQRLVGGWGMKLLYTSRSDQAEVEKELGGRRVELDTLLTESDFVSVHVALTDETRNLIDAEAISKMKSTSVLVNTARGEIVDQDALVKALENRSVFAAGLDVTTPEPLSAEHPLVQSPHCVILPHIGSATHTSRNAMAEIAVDNLIAGLSGQPLRCSVT from the coding sequence ATGAAGAGCCATGAAGCAGTCATACGGCCGAGTGTTTTGGTCACCCGGCAGACCCCTGGTGAGTCTTTGCAGCGGTTGCGGGAAGTTTGTGAAGTCGAGGTTTGGCCGGAAACGACGCCACCCAGTCGCGAGGAGCTGTGTCGGTTGGTGAAAGGTCGTCACGGGTTGCTGACGATGCTCAGTGACCGGATCGACGGTGAGCTGATGGACCTCGCCGGGGACCAGTTGGCGGTGATCAGCAACTACGCCGTCGGATTCAATAACATTGACGTCGATGCGGCCAAGACGCGAGGCATTGCGGTGGGGAACACGCCAGACGTGCTGACCGATGCCACCGCTGATTTGGCCGTCGCGTTGTTGTTTGCTGCCTCACGGCATGTCCTGCCGGCGGGCACCCAAGTTCGGCAGGGCGAGTGGAGAACCTGGGAGCCAACGGGTTGGTTGGGTGTCGAACCGGCTGGCAAGACGCTGGGGATTGTCGGCATGGGACGAATTGGTCGAGCAACCGCACAGCGATTGGTCGGCGGCTGGGGCATGAAGCTGCTGTACACCTCACGCAGTGACCAAGCGGAGGTGGAAAAAGAATTGGGCGGCCGCCGCGTCGAGCTCGACACTTTGTTAACCGAAAGCGACTTCGTTTCGGTGCACGTCGCACTGACCGACGAGACTCGCAACCTGATCGACGCCGAGGCGATTTCGAAAATGAAGTCCACCTCGGTGTTGGTGAACACCGCACGAGGTGAGATCGTGGACCAAGACGCGTTGGTCAAGGCTCTGGAGAACCGGTCCGTTTTTGCAGCGGGGTTGGATGTCACGACGCCCGAGCCTTTGTCGGCCGAGCACCCGCTGGTGCAGTCCCCCCATTGTGTGATTTTGCCACACATCGGTAGTGCGACTCACACCAGTCGAAATGCGATGGCTGAGATCGCGGTCGACAACTTGATCGCGGGCTTGTCCGGTCAACCGCTGCGGTGCTCGGTGACTTGA
- a CDS encoding YihY/virulence factor BrkB family protein: MRHWWNYLVETIERPRDELSRRQHQLRTAWDLVIHCGEQLRRHRAEGMAAELTYRTIFSLIPVVVLGLVMFRVFGGLDDVQLRVENQLYSFFGVPQIPAEYIPVPEPDPGALPTELTVNASEVNTPDFRDPEDAVIETVVDAEREDADRPADAAMKAGGLGAGGMGSGGLGSEAEGQLQGNVTVPAIDGYPPTAEDAAGEVVDAKELVDQAEADNQAREIIRRTLHGATSKIASLDFASIGVFGLLLFIYAAVALADATEYLFNRIFDAPTQRPIHLRVAVHWSIITLGSGLLALSLYMSAQVIDWFGDLGAGSGPVWILQHALSLLAAWVLLFLLYALMPNTHVSVRAAVMGSAVSAVLWEFAKYGFQIYVTTAVPYLELYGSIGVIPLFLLWIYLTWLIVLFGLILTYTLQTVRGKEFRRRSEKQEDLPAGDPDWMLPIMTEVAIAFAGGEAVGRQELSDRLGLSSRVVHEMETRLIEGNFLRRVVTGPGQENQLTLARPAKKILLAEVMRLAHRFRPASNHPAWKTLADLKEAECVAAGSRSLAEWMGGDSPASEGDSAADSAVSEPGDDGNLSG, encoded by the coding sequence GTGCGTCACTGGTGGAACTACCTCGTCGAAACGATCGAGCGACCCAGGGATGAACTGTCCCGTCGCCAGCATCAATTGCGCACGGCCTGGGACCTTGTCATTCACTGCGGCGAACAATTGCGTCGCCATCGAGCCGAAGGGATGGCGGCGGAACTGACCTATCGAACGATCTTCTCGTTGATCCCCGTGGTGGTGTTGGGGTTGGTGATGTTTCGCGTCTTCGGTGGGCTCGACGACGTGCAACTGCGAGTGGAGAACCAGTTGTATTCGTTCTTTGGCGTGCCCCAGATTCCCGCCGAATACATCCCGGTGCCAGAACCTGATCCGGGGGCACTGCCGACGGAGCTGACGGTGAATGCGTCGGAAGTGAACACGCCGGACTTCCGTGATCCAGAGGACGCTGTGATTGAAACCGTCGTGGATGCTGAACGGGAAGACGCGGACAGGCCGGCAGACGCAGCGATGAAAGCCGGGGGCCTGGGCGCCGGGGGAATGGGAAGCGGGGGCCTGGGAAGCGAAGCGGAGGGCCAGTTGCAAGGCAACGTGACAGTCCCCGCGATCGATGGTTATCCACCCACAGCGGAAGACGCGGCCGGGGAAGTCGTCGATGCGAAAGAGCTGGTGGACCAGGCGGAGGCCGACAATCAGGCTCGCGAAATCATTCGCCGGACGTTGCATGGTGCGACGTCCAAGATTGCTTCGCTGGATTTTGCTTCGATCGGAGTCTTTGGATTGCTGCTGTTCATCTACGCGGCCGTTGCGTTGGCGGACGCGACGGAATATCTGTTCAATCGCATCTTTGACGCACCGACGCAGCGTCCGATCCATTTGCGCGTGGCGGTTCACTGGTCGATCATCACGCTGGGCAGCGGGTTGCTGGCGCTCAGTCTTTACATGTCGGCGCAGGTCATCGATTGGTTTGGGGATTTGGGAGCAGGGTCAGGGCCCGTTTGGATTTTGCAGCATGCGTTGTCGCTGCTGGCTGCTTGGGTGTTGTTGTTCCTGTTGTACGCGTTGATGCCCAACACGCATGTTTCCGTGCGAGCGGCTGTGATGGGATCAGCGGTGAGCGCGGTGCTGTGGGAATTCGCCAAGTACGGTTTTCAGATCTACGTGACCACGGCGGTTCCTTACTTGGAACTGTACGGGTCGATCGGTGTGATTCCGTTGTTCCTGCTCTGGATCTATTTGACTTGGTTGATCGTTCTGTTCGGTTTGATTCTGACCTACACCCTGCAAACCGTCCGTGGCAAAGAGTTCCGCCGCCGCAGCGAAAAGCAAGAGGATCTGCCGGCGGGCGATCCGGACTGGATGCTGCCGATCATGACCGAAGTTGCCATCGCTTTCGCGGGCGGAGAGGCGGTGGGACGTCAGGAATTGTCCGATCGCTTGGGATTGTCCAGCCGTGTGGTGCACGAGATGGAAACACGATTGATTGAAGGCAACTTTCTGCGGCGTGTTGTGACAGGGCCGGGACAAGAGAACCAACTCACACTCGCTCGTCCCGCCAAGAAGATTCTGTTGGCCGAGGTCATGCGGCTGGCCCATCGGTTCCGACCGGCGAGCAACCATCCGGCGTGGAAGACGTTGGCGGATCTGAAGGAAGCCGAGTGTGTGGCCGCGGGATCGCGTTCGTTGGCGGAGTGGATGGGCGGGGATTCACCAGCCTCAGAGGGTGATTCTGCGGCCGATTCGGCCGTTTCCGAGCCCGGCGACGACGGCAACTTGTCTGGCTGA
- the floA gene encoding flotillin-like protein FloA (flotillin-like protein involved in membrane lipid rafts): MIASLLLDTLPLAQMPKVTTALLIGALVIFAGIVVVLFIFTSYFGLWIQSVLTGSKISFGNLIGMTFRKVNTRAIVRSKIMATQAGLDDPELTVGALEAHYLAGGNVQQVIRALIAAKKAKTISLTFREATAIDLAGRDVLESVQTSVYPKVIDCPPRGSAKPSLDAVAKDGIQLKVRARVTVRANLQQLIGGATEETIIARVGEGIVSAIGSAVSHKAVLENPDVISKAVLVKKLDSQTAFEIVSIDIADIDVGANIGARLQADQAEADTAVARANAEGKRAAAVAEEQEMQAMIAKSQAEVVEAQSDVPRAMAEAFRNGKLLVMDYYRLQNVNADTDMRRALAGHSQESDMPEETH, translated from the coding sequence ATGATCGCATCGCTGTTGCTGGACACCCTGCCGTTGGCTCAGATGCCCAAGGTCACCACTGCCCTGTTGATTGGTGCATTGGTGATTTTCGCCGGGATCGTTGTGGTTCTGTTTATCTTCACCAGCTATTTCGGGTTGTGGATTCAGTCGGTGCTGACGGGATCCAAGATCTCGTTTGGCAATCTGATTGGAATGACGTTTCGGAAGGTCAACACCCGGGCGATCGTGCGCAGCAAGATCATGGCGACGCAAGCCGGGCTGGACGACCCTGAATTGACGGTGGGGGCGCTCGAGGCGCACTACTTGGCCGGAGGCAATGTCCAACAAGTCATTCGGGCATTGATTGCCGCGAAGAAGGCCAAGACGATTTCGCTCACATTCCGCGAGGCGACCGCGATCGATTTGGCGGGCCGGGATGTGTTGGAGTCGGTGCAAACCAGCGTCTATCCCAAGGTCATCGATTGTCCGCCGCGGGGGTCTGCGAAACCGTCACTGGATGCGGTCGCGAAAGATGGGATTCAGTTGAAGGTTCGTGCCCGTGTGACCGTGCGAGCCAATTTGCAACAGTTGATTGGTGGTGCGACCGAGGAAACCATCATCGCTCGTGTCGGCGAAGGAATTGTCAGCGCGATTGGTTCGGCCGTCAGCCACAAAGCGGTGCTCGAAAATCCAGATGTGATCAGCAAAGCTGTGTTGGTGAAGAAGTTGGATTCCCAAACCGCGTTTGAGATCGTTTCGATCGATATCGCTGACATTGATGTGGGGGCCAACATTGGTGCTCGGTTGCAAGCCGATCAGGCGGAAGCCGACACCGCCGTCGCTCGTGCCAACGCGGAGGGCAAGCGTGCCGCCGCGGTCGCGGAAGAACAAGAGATGCAGGCGATGATCGCCAAGAGCCAAGCGGAAGTGGTCGAAGCTCAATCCGACGTGCCACGTGCGATGGCGGAAGCGTTCCGCAACGGGAAACTGTTGGTGATGGATTACTACCGTTTGCAGAATGTGAATGCGGACACCGATATGCGGCGTGCCTTGGCCGGGCATTCGCAAGAATCCGACATGCCCGAAGAGACCCACTGA
- a CDS encoding rhomboid family intramembrane serine protease: protein MGLNDRDYSRSERTPWDRVENPISMIKILIGINVAIFVMDWISKGQLSDWFGVSGQTLTQPWLWFRALTYGFLHNTNDILHLVFNMFLLFVFGRPVEQRLGGHEFLRFYLISLTFGGLVAMLFPWVMSLASTGQIDPSFLVGSTIGASGAVVAVMILFACYFPHQEVLFMFVFPMKAWVLASLLVVGDLASALGIFGGASSTAFEVHLAGAVFGFMYAQWRWSFEWLDFSRFAEIPNQMRQKSRRAKLKLHDPDKKIRAEAEEADRILAKIHDSGESSLTSSERKTLERYSRRQRQKRDLD, encoded by the coding sequence ATGGGGCTGAACGACCGCGACTACAGTCGCTCGGAACGAACACCGTGGGATCGAGTTGAGAATCCCATCTCGATGATCAAAATCTTGATCGGAATCAACGTCGCGATTTTTGTGATGGATTGGATTTCGAAGGGGCAGCTCAGCGATTGGTTTGGCGTCAGCGGTCAAACGTTGACACAGCCCTGGTTGTGGTTTCGCGCATTGACCTACGGGTTTTTGCACAACACCAATGATATCCTGCACCTTGTCTTCAACATGTTCTTGCTGTTTGTCTTCGGGCGACCGGTGGAACAACGGTTGGGGGGGCATGAATTCCTGCGGTTCTATCTGATCTCGCTGACTTTCGGCGGCCTGGTCGCGATGCTCTTCCCGTGGGTGATGTCGCTCGCTTCCACAGGCCAGATCGACCCGAGTTTTCTAGTCGGGAGCACGATTGGAGCCAGTGGTGCCGTCGTGGCTGTGATGATTTTGTTTGCCTGCTACTTCCCTCATCAGGAAGTGCTGTTCATGTTCGTTTTCCCCATGAAGGCCTGGGTTTTGGCCAGCTTGTTGGTCGTGGGCGACTTGGCATCGGCATTGGGGATCTTTGGCGGGGCGAGTTCCACCGCCTTTGAAGTTCACCTGGCTGGGGCGGTGTTTGGGTTCATGTATGCCCAATGGAGGTGGTCGTTTGAGTGGCTGGATTTCTCTCGATTTGCTGAGATTCCGAACCAAATGCGGCAGAAATCTCGTCGAGCCAAACTGAAATTGCACGATCCCGACAAAAAAATCCGCGCCGAAGCAGAGGAAGCGGACCGAATTCTGGCTAAAATCCATGACTCGGGGGAATCCAGCCTGACTTCCTCGGAACGAAAAACCCTGGAGCGATACAGCCGGCGTCAGCGACAGAAACGCGACCTGGACTGA
- a CDS encoding sugar phosphate isomerase/epimerase family protein: protein MKTPLIHRRTALQMTATSAMAAWLAQPLNLLAQEAEKAADQGGTPLPYMDRIGLQLYTLRHEMKADPEGTLQAVAEAGYRQVELLNIDEEAVRLAAIARDNGLIVHSAFMDFNVISEPQKDGVGSVEQTLELAERIGLRHIVFGYIAKHQRDTADKCRAIADRANKAADQTRNAGMRMCYHNHSFEFATFNNAEAANPDKNSNESGEAKDADKLTAFDIFVERFDPHKMEFELDVFWAKIGGRDPIEMMRRLAGRISQVHLKDLKKDTPVITDEGQVPNDAFQELGNGIIDIPAVMKLAREIGVDQCHVEQDQSPAPLDSVRESVAFLKGFPA from the coding sequence ATGAAGACTCCATTGATTCATCGCCGCACAGCACTGCAAATGACCGCCACGTCCGCGATGGCGGCTTGGTTGGCTCAACCTTTGAACTTGTTAGCCCAAGAGGCGGAGAAAGCAGCCGACCAAGGTGGGACGCCTTTGCCCTACATGGACCGCATCGGGTTGCAGCTGTACACACTTCGCCACGAGATGAAGGCTGATCCAGAAGGCACGCTCCAAGCCGTGGCCGAAGCCGGGTATCGGCAAGTTGAATTGCTGAATATTGATGAAGAGGCCGTTCGCTTGGCGGCCATCGCCCGCGACAACGGGTTGATCGTCCACAGTGCTTTCATGGATTTCAACGTCATCTCTGAACCACAAAAGGACGGCGTCGGTTCTGTCGAGCAAACCTTGGAATTGGCGGAACGAATTGGGCTGCGACACATTGTGTTCGGCTACATCGCGAAACATCAACGCGACACGGCGGACAAGTGCCGCGCGATAGCGGATCGAGCCAACAAGGCGGCTGATCAGACTCGCAACGCTGGGATGCGGATGTGTTACCACAACCATTCCTTTGAATTCGCCACCTTCAACAACGCGGAAGCGGCGAACCCGGACAAGAATTCGAACGAGAGCGGCGAAGCAAAGGATGCAGACAAACTGACCGCCTTTGACATCTTCGTCGAGCGTTTCGACCCGCACAAAATGGAGTTCGAATTGGATGTGTTCTGGGCCAAGATTGGCGGCCGAGATCCCATTGAAATGATGCGCCGTTTGGCGGGGCGGATCAGCCAGGTGCACCTGAAGGATCTGAAGAAGGACACGCCAGTGATCACCGACGAAGGTCAAGTTCCCAACGACGCCTTCCAAGAACTCGGCAACGGCATCATCGACATTCCTGCGGTGATGAAATTGGCTCGCGAAATTGGTGTCGATCAATGCCATGTCGAGCAAGATCAGTCACCCGCACCATTGGATAGCGTTCGAGAAAGCGTCGCGTTTCTCAAAGGCTTCCCTGCCTGA
- a CDS encoding redoxin domain-containing protein, whose amino-acid sequence MNCVRFGKWLAQPLLLWCIVFLATPSVSHAQDKPSFELSEDVREALTPLFSRILKADVSRATVDLSAETVMGGEVVETVESVYEIASKYPDQYTIYYKSADDRKRLYSDGEKGVVALTPEAFFRLSEVASSQELATRSELNLGPYPEAVLALTLAGVDPAVTFLGGMKSVEVAGKMKYRGSIDSIHLRGQQKDGVTWDLWISDESKPRPLRLLVDLTPMLIATGQVAVPQGYAYSLRYDFKSWRVIGEVDEKLFQYTPPREAVEYESLEDFQQQSSEELAEHPLLGESVPDFELKLLDGSTVRKEDLKGKVFVLDFWATWCGPCLQAMPVLAETTKAFADKGVQFYAVNVGESSALVKGFVGEQDWDVPVASDPKGDLIDLFSAKSIPLTLLIAPSGVVEAVHQGYPGAQALKQQFTDELEVLVQGGRIASSVPTDAKPEE is encoded by the coding sequence GTGAACTGTGTTCGTTTTGGAAAATGGCTTGCCCAGCCGTTGTTGCTGTGGTGCATCGTGTTCCTCGCAACCCCATCCGTGTCCCACGCGCAGGACAAGCCTTCGTTTGAACTCAGCGAAGATGTTCGGGAGGCTTTAACGCCTCTGTTTTCGAGAATCTTGAAAGCGGATGTTTCTCGCGCGACCGTCGACTTGTCAGCGGAAACGGTGATGGGAGGAGAGGTCGTTGAAACAGTGGAGTCGGTTTACGAAATCGCGTCGAAGTACCCCGATCAATACACGATTTATTACAAGTCGGCGGACGATCGAAAACGGTTGTATTCAGATGGCGAAAAAGGCGTGGTGGCGTTGACACCCGAAGCCTTCTTCCGCTTGTCAGAAGTGGCGTCGTCTCAAGAGCTGGCGACTCGTTCTGAACTCAATCTGGGACCTTACCCCGAGGCCGTCTTGGCGCTGACTTTGGCAGGCGTTGATCCGGCGGTCACTTTTCTCGGTGGAATGAAGTCGGTCGAAGTCGCGGGGAAAATGAAGTACCGAGGCAGCATCGATTCCATCCATCTTCGTGGGCAGCAAAAGGATGGCGTCACCTGGGATCTTTGGATCAGTGACGAAAGCAAGCCGCGACCATTGCGTCTGCTCGTTGATCTGACGCCGATGTTGATCGCCACCGGACAGGTTGCGGTGCCTCAAGGGTACGCGTATTCGTTGCGATACGACTTCAAATCTTGGCGGGTGATCGGAGAGGTCGATGAAAAACTGTTTCAATACACTCCGCCACGTGAGGCGGTGGAGTACGAATCCTTGGAAGATTTTCAGCAGCAGTCCTCCGAAGAACTTGCCGAGCATCCCCTCCTGGGCGAATCGGTTCCCGACTTTGAGTTGAAGCTTCTGGACGGTTCCACGGTTCGAAAGGAAGACCTGAAGGGGAAGGTCTTCGTACTGGATTTCTGGGCCACTTGGTGTGGTCCGTGTCTGCAAGCGATGCCAGTGCTGGCTGAGACAACCAAGGCGTTCGCTGACAAGGGCGTTCAGTTTTATGCCGTCAACGTGGGCGAGAGTTCTGCTTTGGTCAAAGGGTTCGTTGGCGAGCAGGATTGGGATGTGCCGGTCGCCTCGGATCCCAAGGGGGACCTGATCGATTTGTTCTCCGCCAAGTCGATTCCTCTGACGCTCTTGATTGCACCTTCAGGAGTGGTCGAAGCGGTGCATCAAGGTTATCCAGGTGCACAAGCTTTGAAGCAGCAGTTCACCGATGAACTGGAAGTCTTGGTTCAGGGAGGACGAATTGCTTCTTCTGTTCCCACGGACGCCAAGCCGGAAGAGTAG
- a CDS encoding glucan biosynthesis protein has product MRLLSLAGLAGVLALSLSARSAGAVDLIDVRDFDSLCELAAERSQQEHEPAPPLPEPLASWQYDDYIQVKYRPERATWFDQGLPFWLETFHRGFVQTDLVELFTLNPSPNGDTISQRIAFNADDFLYEAPLQADEIPPAGHAGFRVVGPFPNRPDAQEMLSFIGSSYFRGRSGDTIYGASTRGLAINIAMMQDEEFPDFRAFWIQMPAADSDQISILAFLDSPSVTGAYRFRLLPGNEVTRVKVQAQIFFRERPQKIALAPLTSMWMWGDGLKGPPKDSRPSVHDSDGLLIQTGPEAWRWRAFARQSYPSVTSTEVESLHGFGLIQRNRAFYHYDDHNARYDKRPSVWIQPDSPWPDGRIELLELPGAHEGIDNLAAYWLPPESTLAPALDPNSEPNASPATGETPNASKPTIEAKTDAATVNASVNPGAPTRPTLAPLQLAYEVRFFAGDPPEHNVLGRATNLTVQRPQDDSQPIELEIRFAGPILRSLPADHPPAIQSNSTAGEITRKELTRTEEGDWILRLEVSLADDNPGDRPVELTLMLVSEDQPVSETFCYLLPPAEPEFVYPAVYTRQE; this is encoded by the coding sequence GTGAGGCTCTTGTCTCTTGCTGGCCTCGCTGGTGTTCTTGCACTGTCGCTCTCCGCTCGCTCCGCCGGAGCCGTGGATTTGATCGATGTTCGCGACTTTGATTCGCTTTGCGAACTGGCGGCCGAGCGTTCCCAGCAAGAACACGAGCCGGCCCCGCCACTGCCGGAGCCCTTGGCATCGTGGCAGTACGACGACTACATCCAGGTGAAGTATCGCCCTGAACGAGCCACTTGGTTCGACCAAGGATTGCCATTTTGGTTGGAAACCTTTCACCGCGGATTTGTGCAAACCGACCTGGTCGAGCTGTTCACACTCAACCCTTCGCCCAACGGCGATACCATCAGCCAACGCATCGCCTTCAACGCCGACGACTTTCTCTACGAGGCGCCGTTGCAAGCGGACGAGATCCCACCGGCGGGTCACGCTGGTTTTCGAGTTGTAGGACCGTTCCCCAATCGCCCCGATGCGCAAGAGATGCTGAGCTTCATCGGGTCCAGCTACTTTCGCGGACGCAGCGGAGACACGATCTACGGTGCCTCCACGCGCGGATTGGCGATCAACATTGCGATGATGCAAGATGAAGAATTCCCCGACTTCCGCGCGTTCTGGATTCAAATGCCGGCGGCCGATTCAGACCAAATCTCAATCCTCGCATTTCTCGACAGCCCCAGTGTCACCGGTGCTTATCGTTTTCGGCTGCTGCCTGGCAACGAAGTGACCCGAGTGAAGGTTCAAGCCCAAATTTTCTTCCGCGAGCGCCCGCAAAAAATCGCGTTGGCTCCCCTGACCAGCATGTGGATGTGGGGGGACGGACTGAAAGGTCCTCCCAAAGACAGCCGACCGTCGGTCCATGACAGCGACGGACTGCTGATCCAAACCGGTCCTGAGGCCTGGCGTTGGCGAGCGTTTGCACGTCAGAGCTATCCATCCGTGACCTCCACCGAAGTCGAATCGCTTCACGGCTTTGGATTGATCCAGCGGAACCGTGCCTTCTATCACTACGATGATCACAACGCCCGCTACGACAAACGCCCGAGCGTTTGGATCCAACCCGACTCCCCGTGGCCCGACGGTCGAATCGAATTGCTTGAACTGCCTGGAGCACATGAAGGCATCGACAACTTGGCGGCGTACTGGTTGCCGCCTGAATCAACCTTGGCCCCGGCCCTCGATCCCAATTCAGAACCGAATGCCTCCCCAGCCACTGGTGAGACGCCCAACGCCTCGAAACCAACCATCGAAGCCAAAACGGATGCTGCAACCGTCAATGCGTCAGTGAATCCAGGTGCTCCCACACGCCCAACCCTGGCACCACTTCAACTCGCCTACGAAGTTCGTTTTTTCGCGGGTGATCCGCCCGAACACAACGTCCTCGGTCGAGCCACCAACCTGACCGTCCAACGCCCCCAAGACGATTCCCAACCGATCGAACTGGAGATTCGTTTTGCCGGCCCCATCCTGCGAAGCTTGCCCGCTGATCATCCGCCTGCGATCCAGTCCAACTCCACCGCAGGAGAGATCACCCGGAAAGAATTGACGCGAACCGAAGAAGGTGACTGGATCTTGCGTCTCGAAGTGAGCTTGGCGGACGACAACCCAGGTGACCGCCCCGTCGAGTTAACGCTCATGCTCGTCAGCGAAGACCAGCCCGTTTCAGAAACGTTCTGCTATCTCTTGCCACCAGCAGAACCTGAATTTGTCTATCCAGCGGTCTACACGCGGCAAGAGTAA
- a CDS encoding glucoamylase family protein — protein sequence MKRRLLLSAFAATPLLAVHHLRGDGDFPLVSADSHAATDEPMMDEATAPFLDDLRRRCYRYFEEAADPQSGLIADRGHTDGTSFSTYASTAACGFGLAAHGVAANNGWISHEEGASRARNMLSFLVNDAEHERGLVYHFIDRLTGQRALDCEASTIDTALLIAGAMHASQVFPEDRELVELADTLYERVDWRWMLGDNGCLHMGWRPETGRLPYQWDRFSELTILVLLAIGAPNSAIPPSCWTAWRRDTRLHHQGESFISYPPLFVHQYPQAFFDFRGVVSPDGRNYWRNSQLAHLAQIEFQQSLANQSPKRFGHYGEDLWGLTSSDSSSGYRDWGGPYQDGEAQPDRGIDGTVVPSAAGGGLAIAPEQTMRTLRYQKETFGESIYGRYGFVNAFNPPRGWIGSDVIGIDTGITLLSASNLLEEGVWHPFMQHPAAQRAFRLAGFRPLVG from the coding sequence ATGAAGCGACGTCTGCTTCTTTCCGCCTTCGCTGCGACGCCCTTGCTGGCGGTGCATCATCTTCGTGGCGACGGCGATTTCCCGCTGGTCTCCGCCGATTCTCACGCGGCAACGGACGAACCGATGATGGACGAAGCCACCGCCCCGTTCTTGGACGATCTGCGTCGGCGATGCTACCGGTACTTTGAGGAAGCAGCCGACCCGCAATCCGGACTGATCGCCGACCGTGGGCACACCGATGGAACCTCGTTCAGCACCTACGCCAGCACGGCCGCCTGCGGATTTGGTTTGGCCGCTCATGGAGTGGCAGCCAACAACGGCTGGATCTCCCACGAGGAAGGCGCCTCGCGTGCTCGCAATATGCTGAGCTTTCTGGTCAACGATGCGGAACACGAACGCGGGTTGGTCTATCACTTCATCGACCGCCTCACCGGCCAACGAGCCCTGGACTGTGAAGCGTCCACGATCGACACCGCCTTGCTGATCGCCGGTGCGATGCATGCCTCTCAGGTGTTCCCAGAGGATCGCGAGTTGGTCGAACTGGCGGATACGTTGTACGAGCGAGTCGATTGGCGATGGATGCTTGGCGACAACGGATGCCTGCACATGGGATGGCGTCCCGAAACCGGTCGGCTGCCCTATCAATGGGACCGTTTCAGCGAATTGACGATTCTGGTTCTGCTCGCGATTGGCGCCCCCAACTCCGCGATTCCACCAAGTTGCTGGACGGCTTGGCGACGGGACACACGGTTGCATCATCAAGGCGAATCCTTCATCAGCTACCCGCCTCTGTTCGTGCACCAATACCCGCAAGCGTTCTTCGACTTCCGTGGCGTCGTCTCACCGGACGGTCGCAACTACTGGCGAAATTCGCAATTGGCTCACCTGGCGCAGATTGAGTTTCAACAATCCCTCGCCAACCAATCTCCTAAACGATTCGGTCACTACGGCGAAGACTTGTGGGGTTTGACCAGCAGCGATTCATCGAGCGGTTATCGGGATTGGGGCGGCCCCTATCAAGACGGCGAGGCACAACCTGATCGCGGGATCGATGGGACCGTGGTTCCGAGTGCCGCGGGCGGAGGTCTGGCGATCGCACCCGAACAAACCATGCGGACCCTTCGCTATCAAAAGGAAACGTTTGGGGAATCGATCTACGGGCGGTACGGCTTCGTCAACGCGTTCAACCCACCACGTGGTTGGATTGGATCCGACGTGATCGGTATCGATACAGGGATCACACTCCTCTCCGCTTCCAACTTGTTGGAAGAAGGCGTCTGGCACCCCTTCATGCAGCACCCCGCCGCCCAGCGAGCCTTCCGATTGGCTGGTTTCCGCCCCTTGGTCGGCTAG